In Citrus sinensis cultivar Valencia sweet orange chromosome 2, DVS_A1.0, whole genome shotgun sequence, a single genomic region encodes these proteins:
- the LOC107175609 gene encoding uncharacterized protein LOC107175609 encodes MAILPAGEYFESFRRHWRRRKYQRISGATHSRKKLPVLWLGGGSPDAPRRRRLWRIRRIPKLHWKIVSPIKLLAKLNDAYAGMMICLANKMANGGFLGGKKPAKPRHLVWASTGDQVDTRLVEEIYKHLVASRRLSNEIQL; translated from the coding sequence atggcaattCTTCCTGCAGGCGAATATTTTGAGAGCTTCAGGAGACACTGGAGGAGAAGAAAATACCAGAGGATCAGCGGAGCAACTCATAGCAGAAAGAAGCTACCGGTTTTATGGCTCGGTGGTGGGTCTCCCGATGCTCCTCGGCGGCGGCGGCTTTGGAGAATCAGAAGAATCCCAAAGCTGCATTGGAAAATTGTCTCGCCCATCAAACTTTTGGCAAAGCTTAATGATGCTTATGCTGGCATGATGATTTGTTTAGCCAACAAGATGGCTAACGGAGGCTTTCTCGGAGGCAAAAAGCCTGCTAAACCTCGACATCTTGTTTGGGCCTCTACCGGTGACCAAGTTGACACCAGGTTGGTCGAGGAGATCTATAAGCACTTAGTTGCTTCTAGGCGATTAAGCAATGAGATCCAGTTGTAA